From Oncorhynchus masou masou isolate Uvic2021 chromosome 7, UVic_Omas_1.1, whole genome shotgun sequence, one genomic window encodes:
- the LOC135543380 gene encoding polypyrimidine tract-binding protein 1-like codes for MEGHKLDADLYPMGPGYVTDIDVSVGTKRGSDELFSSYIMTPANGNDSKKFKGEMRSPSAPSRVIHLRQLPGDIQDSEVISMGMPFGKVTNLLMMKGKNQAFLEMNTVDQAQTMVNYYATVTPLIRQQPVFMQYSNHKELKTDNSPNQVRVQAALQAVNAVQGGTMLGSTMSGMGGVMGATMSVGGGEMGARGMATQSPVLRVIVENLFYPVTLEVLHQIFSKYGSVLKIITFTKNNQFQALVQYADPMTAQHTKMSLDGQNIYNGCCTLRVSFSKLTSLNVKFNNDKSRDYTRPDLSTGEQHNPQPGMDQHAMAAAAFGSPGLISASPYGHGFPQAFTLQQAAGLSMPGALASFGMGPGGMAASRLGLQALGGGGGQAGVLLVSNLNPESVTPNCLFILFGVYGDVMRVKILFNKKDNALVQMADGTQAQLAMSHLNGVRLHGRSLRVSMSKHTTVQLPREGHEDQGLTKDYATSPLHRFKKPGSKNYNNIYPPSGTLHLSNIPPAVGEEDLKALFSSSGASVTAFKFFQKDRKMALIQMSSVEEAVESLIEFHNHDLGENHHLRVSFSKSTI; via the exons ATGGAAGG ACACAAGTTAGATGCTGATCTGTATCCTATGGGACCTGGCTACGTCACAGACATAGA tgtctcaGTGGGTACCAAG AGGGGATCTGATGAACTCTTCTCCTCCTACATCATgaccccag CCAATGGTAATGACAGTAAGAAGTTCAAAGGTGAGATGCGGAGCCCCAGCGCTCCATCGCGTGTCATCCACCTGCGCCAGCTGCCCGGGGACATCCAGGATTCTGAGGTCATCAGCATGGGAATGCCCTTTGGGAAGGTCACCAACCTTCTGATGATGAAGGGAAAGAACCAG gcgttCCTGGAGATGAACACTGTGGACCAGGCTCAGACCATGGTGAACTACTACGCTACGGTCACCCCCCTCATCAGACAGCAGCCTGTATTCATGCAGTACAGCAACCACAAGGAACTCAAGACCGACAACTCACCTAACCAAGTG AGAGTCCAGGCAGCACTGCAGGCGGTGAATGCTGTCCAGGGTGGCACCATGTTGGGCTCTACCATGTCCGGTATGGGGGGTGTAATGGGTGCTACCATGTCagttggagggggagagatgggagccAGAGGCATGGCCACCCAGAGCCCTGTCCTTAGAGTCATAGTAGAAAACCTCTTCTACCCCGTCACACTGGAAGTCCTGCACCAG ATCTTCTCCAAGTATGGGTCTGTTCTGAAGATCATCACCTTCactaagaacaaccagttccagGCTCTGGTCCAATACGCTGACCCCATGACGGCACAGCACACCAAAATG TCTCTAGACGGTCAGAACATCTATAACGGTTGCTGTACTCTGAGGGTGAGTTTCTCCAAGCTGACCAGCCTTAATGTGAAGTTTAACAACGATAAGAGCCGTGACTACACCAGACCTGACCTTTCTACTGGAGAGCAACACAACCCTCAGCCTGGAATGGACCAGCACGCGATGGCTGCTGCCGCCttcg GGTCTCCAGGTCTGATCTCAGCATCTCCTTATGGACACGGATTCCCCCAGGCCTTCACTCTACAGCAGGCTGCAG GTTTGTCTATGCCCGGTGCCTTGGCATCATTCGGTATGGGTCCAGGGGGCATGGCCGCTAGTCGTCTCGGCCTGCAAGCCCTCGGCGGTGGAGGAGGACAAGCTGGCGTCCTATTGGTCAGCAACCTCAACCCAGAG AGCGTTACACCAAACTGCCTCTTTATTCTCTTTG gtgTGTATGGCGACGTGATGAGAGTGAAGATTCTGTTCAATAAGAAGGACAACGCTCTGGTCCAGATGGCTGATGGCACACAGGCTCAGCTAG CGATGAGCCACCTGAACGGGGTGCGTCTTCATGGCCGGTCTCTACGTGTCTCCATGTCTAAACACACCACCGTACAGCTGCCCAGAGAAG GCCATGAGGACCAGGGGTTGACTAAGGACtatgccacctctcctctccaccgtTTTAAGAAGCCTGGCTCCAAAAACTACAACAACATCTACCCTCCCTCTGGCACACTGCACCTCTCCAACATACC tccTGCAGTAGGGGAGGAGGATCTGAAGGCACTGTTCAGCAGTTCAGGAGCTTCAGTCACGGCCTTCAAGTTCTTCCA gaagGACCGTAAGATGGCTCTGATCCAGATGAGCTCAGTGGAGGAAGCTGTTGAGAGTCTCATCGAGTTCCACAACCATGACCTGGGAGAGAACCACCACCTCAGAGTGTCTTTCTCCAAATCTACCATCTaa